Within the Cottoperca gobio unplaced genomic scaffold, fCotGob3.1 fCotGob3_357arrow_ctg1, whole genome shotgun sequence genome, the region AGCACTCATATCATCACATGACCTCTGTGTAGGGAGGAATGTTTCGTCTGTGATGACGGAGGCAGACATTCACACGGGATTAAAATCACAGTATGACGTTAtagtttcttttgtttaatgtttgacCTCTTAACGTTGTTTTCCTGCTCGTCTGAATCTGCTCCGTGTTTTCAGTCCTGCTGACAGTCAGCGTATTCCTCAGGTGAAAGCACATCTAACCTTTACACCCCATCAGCCGTCTGACCCACACGACCACAAAGTGTTGAAGCCGACTCTGCAAAGACGTGACCAGCACCGGCTCCTACTGGGAGCCACAAAGCTGCTGGGTTATTGATTTCTTAATTAGGCTGTTTAATGGCTCAGCGGTGACGTGCAGGACGAGATACGTGCAGCCTTCCCGGTCTGCAGCCTGTGGGGGGAAGACatcagctgctgtgtgacagCGTTATTAAAATCCCTCTTGGAGGTTTTAGACAATCAGCTGCTCTTGCTGACATTATTACTAAAAATCTTTTTCCAATTTTGCAGAGAGTAATTTAAACAGGTGTCGTGGTGCGCAGGGCGGGAAGTCTTCTGAGGATCATTTCCAATAAACTCAGGGCAGCGAAGTTTCACCAACACAAACGCAGCCCGGCGGGAGAAACACGCACGCAGATATTTCTCACACTTTTGGAAACCATTATTAAGCAGAATGCTCTCCGCACGTTTCCCGAGGCACGTGTTTCATCTCAGACTGCTTCGCTGGCGTTccttgttatgtttttatggGTAAACACATGAATGTTTTATGGCAGTAACTAATCCCTAATTCTCATGAATTACATAGCTGTATAGTTCACTGGCACTCAAAAGACTTTCTTTCTCAGCAGGAACAGTTGTGGCCTCAGGTTATGTGACGTCTAATGAGTTCTCACTTTAAGGCCACGAGAAGTCCGAATATATCTCAGTCTGACTCTCAATGCATCGCACAGTGTcacgatctgcttgttctttggtgtcctgttttatgttgaagtgttcactcccccttgttatatgtctagtctgtgtctttaccctccccttctgattgttaatgtgttcctcctgtgtccatttactctgcccttgtgtttctgcctttctccccagctgtgacTTGTTCCCTcctttggtgtctgtgtatttatccctgtctgccccagtgtgttttgtcggattgtcattcgtgtcctgctcgtgtcctgctcgtgtcttgctcgtgtcctgctcgtgtcttgctcgtgtcctgctcgtgtcctgctcatgTCCTGCTCggtttgttactttgtatttttgtattttgttagcttcggctttatttcaataaagctcgctttttgttaagacCTCGTCCAGAGTACTGCACCCCttcctcaccttcaccccagCATGACaaacagtgaggctgcagctctgGTGCCAGTTGTGCAACTCCTCAGAATAACTATAAGTTATGTACGAGATGGAAAATGCTGCTTGTTAGCTTTGATAGTGAAAGATGCATCTGTACTTTCAGCCCCAGAACAGCGAATGTAACGCAGTGGACTCTGAGTCACTGTGAGTCTCCAATGTGCTGCTCGTTAACTGATGTTTGCACAACCATCTACAGTTACTCTTTGTCCTTGAAGTCAAAACTACAAACAAAGTCTGAAAACACGAGTAATACAACATACATGTCACCTTTGTGTGGCTTGTCGGAGTTTGTTTTTAAACGTGTTCTGAGCTCATTGTTTCGTAACATAGCGACGCTCAGGCAAGTGTGCGTCAGCGTCTTCAAAATTGCGTTTAAAGtcttttcacaataagagcatCCCTCATGAACAGGTGAGACTTGAACCCATAACCTTCATCCTGAGCAGCAGCTTCTCAACCAGCTCCAGGTTGATTAACTTCCTGCTTCAGACTGATCTTCTACATGTTGATCAGCGTCAGAGACGTTCAGTGGTGAAGGACACCGACCGCCAACAAAGGGACGGACGTGGACTCTGCAGGTTCGATCCCcgactgaggtgtgtgtgatgtgatgtgtgtgtgaaagatgtgactgtctttctctgctttcaaacaacaacaaaaaaattcaaatgctgcattcacatAAACCGTTCGTCGAGGTTTCGAGTCAATTTCAACTTGCGAATTTCTGAATTTCATCACCAACCGAGGAGGAAACAGAACACGTGAGTCCAGTGGCTTGAGCTATGCTAActgagctaagctaactgaGCTAGCTTGATTTGTTTAAACTTTTCatgatgtgcaatgtttttgtCTGCAGGCTGTTCATGGTACATATTATACAGTAAACCTTATTAGAGAAAAACTTTACACtgacaaaaactaaatatataactaatttttacatctttaaatgtggaaatgttacgaCTTACACCTTTTAACAGAAGCATTAAAGGTGTAACATCAAAACATATTCAGACAAATGATACTGTCGGATCAGAAAACGTTTCTTATTGTTGTTGAGACAATTAAGGTGACTgtgcaataaaatgtaaaacacacactgtgaagaGGCTCAGCCTGGTGATGTAGCTGTCAAGTGCTCTCTGTGGATGTTGCTGCTTGTTTCTGTGTAAAGTGGCTGTGATGGAGCTCAGCGTGCACCGTGCTGCTGCCATCTGCTGCCTCTCCTCCGCCAGACACAACCGTTAACACGTGTGATGCATGTGCAGCACGCTGACTGTCACCTTGTGCAcggcgtgtgagtgtgtgtgtgtacatgcagacCTGCAGGGTAGAAGAAAGGTTTCTCTTGGTATTCACAGCCTGCAGTTATCCTGGATGGGAGAGGATTTGTGGGAAGGGCAGAAGAATCCTTTATTATCTCTCGTGTTTTTCAGAGATTACAAATATATTGAGTTAAAGGTTCTAGCTGAAAGTAAGAAAGTGTAAgagagagtttaaatctacacacacacgagttctggaaaatgaaaaaaactaaattagttTAAACAGTTTTTGGCTGCACAGTCTCGTCTATATATTTCTTCACTCTTCTGTCGGTGCTGTTCTTCAGTTCAGCGTTGCAAGTTAACTGAGCTGTTAGATTTTGAGGGGAATGAATAATGTTTAGGACTCATCAGGTTTGTAATGATCTATATTTGAGATAGTAAAGAAGTTCAAAATGTTTGTCGTCACTCTGATGTTTGTGCTTCCAGTGAAACGGTTGTGACTCAACTTCCTGTTTGGTGTGTTGTATCGCTCGCCTCCGTCAGAGCCGCCCTGCTGAGCGCGGCAGGTGGTTTATGTTCCCTGATGAACGGCTCAGCAAGTACAAGgcctatgtgtatatatgtgtatatatatatatatatatatatacatatatatatacatacatatatatatatatatatatgtatatatatgtatgtatgtatgtgtatatatatatatatatatatacatacacacatacacacatatatgtgtgtatgtgtgtatgtatgtatgtatgtatgtatgtatgtgtgtgtgtgtgtgtgtgtgtatgtatatatatatatatatatatatatatatatatatatatatatatatcagcccctagttatgctgctataggcttagactgccgggggacacctccctgctctcttccttctctccctctctcctcccatccctctctatctgtatgcatttatgtaaatgtatgttacgaactcatcatccggggcatcatccccagagtgtctgtgtctcatgtggcaggttgccactgataaagtttacgtcaggatcatgaatcgtggctgcgcctgctgacctgtgtgtgtgtgtgtgtgtgtatatatatatatatatatgtatctatatttgtatatatatatatatatttacatatatgtgtacatatatatatatatatatatatatatatatatatgtgtgtgtatatatatatatatatatatatatatttacatatatgtgtacatatatatatatatatatatatatatatatatatacatatatattcatacacatacatatatatacacacatatatatatatatatatatatgtatgtatgtatgtatgtatatatatatatatatatatatatatatatatatgtatgtatgtatgtatgtatgtgtatatatatatatatatatatatgtgtgtgtgtatatatatatatatatatatatatatatatatatatatatacacatgtgtgtatatatatatatacacatgtgtgtgtgtatatatgtgtatatatatatatatatatatatatatatatatatatatatatatatatatatatatatatatatatatatatatacacatgtgtgtgtatatatatatatatatatatatatatatatacagatatatatatatatatatacacacacaaatatacacacatatatatatatatatgtatatatatatatacacacacaaatatacacatatatatatatatatatatatatatatttaagtgtgtgtatctatatatatatatatatttgtgtatatatatttaagtgtgtgtatctatatatatgtgtgtgtatacatacaaatatatatgtatatatgtgtatacatacacatatatatacatgtacatgtacatgtttatatatatatatatatatatatatatatatatatatatatatacgtgtacaTAGCGCCTTGACATTGATtgtagctttgaaaggcgctttacaaattcaatttattatgtatatgattatatataacATCTACTGGGGCTGACGGCACTTTAAACTGGTGTCTTtgctaaatatgtgtgtgtgtgtgtgtgtatatataaatatatatatgtgtgtttttgtgtgtatatatgtatatgtatatatatatatatatatatatatatatatatatatatatatatgtgtgtgtgtgatcttgaTGCAGTTTGAAGATTATTCTGCTGTGAACACGTTTCCTCTCTGAAGTGTAGGTCAGACGTGTTTTCACTCCGACAGGATGCAAATGctcacattcatttaaataatctcTTTGAAAATATAGAAACACTTTCCCTCCGTGACTCAAGAAGGAAGCCCAAGTGAGGGTCATTTTTATTCATCATATTCGTAAAATAAATCTCATAATAATCACGATGCATTTTAGACGGCGGTACAGATATTATCAACAGGGAATCAGCTGAAGGGCTCATGTTGTAAAACTGCTTTAGCAAAACGTGGCTGAAAAGAGCAAAGAGATGGATctgttgttgttgaaataatacattacataaatGAGACGCTGCTGCATGAGCAGATTTATCATAGTGTAGATTTCAAAGCCAAAGTATCAAAGGTTACCGCTGACACGTCATGCATAAAGGAAAAGGTCCTTTGTGGGTGAGAAGCATGTCCCCTGCATGGCTTGCTTCCTAAATTACAGCCTGATTCATTAGTTGGTAAATAAACTTCATAAGTAATAAACTTCTCGTGATTGTAAGTCTGTGACGACTGTCATTCTAGAAAAAATGACACAATTACAAAGAACCTCCCTGAAAAATATTACAAGTCCCTGCTGGCAAACAGCTTCACTGATActcacagaagaagagagagtagTAAGAAACGTTGTGCTTTCGTGAGTCTGAGCATCAGCAGCTCCTTGTAAACACGCAGCTCCACAAACTGCAAATCAGACAGCATCAGAGTCTCTGAAGTGTCCCATGATGGCCTGAGGAGTCCCAGTGAGAGTTCACACCAGAGAGGTTATGAATGTAAACGTGTTGTTGTGGCTGTCGCTCACAAAGTTGATCTGGCACTGCTCCAGTCTAGCAATATCCCCGATGTCCAGCTCCGACAGTAGCTGAGTGGGGTCTGTCTTGGTGGTAAAAACCTGCCTCTGCATCTCCCGtgcctcctgcacctcctcctcctcctcctcctcctcggtgaTGGAGCAGAGGCGGGTGGCGCTCTCGAGGTTGTCGGCCGGCGGTCTGTAGTGGCACTGCCCGTTCAGCACCCTCCTCAGGGGCATCAGCGGCACCGCATCATCCCCCAGCAGCTGTTGCTGGCAGTGCCGGAAGTCGCTCTGCCGCTTCAGCCGCTTGAACTCGCTGAAGGCGGAGGTGGCGTTCCTGTAGAGGCTGCGGGCGATGGCCTGGGCCTTCTCCGACTTGCTAACCAGCACGGCGTGACAGCGCAGCACCACGGCCATGTTCTTCACCTGGTGCCGGTAGATCCAGGCCAGGATCTTGGGCCGGCCCGGGTCGGCGCCGCAGTGTGTGATCCTGTTCAGGGAGTACATGTGCACGGGTTTCTTTTTCCCAGACTTGTCGGCATTCATTCGGATGCCCTGCGCTCCCACCGTTAACCTCATCTTCACACTCTGCTCCCCGTAGTTGCTCCTCGCCCAGATCTTGGCCACCGTCTCCTGAGTGCAACCGTCTCCCTTCGCCGTGATGGTGACCATGCTCCCCAGGTAGCGCACGTTGTAAACGGGCTCCTCTTTGTTCAGCTCCACCTTCTGCCGCTTGGTGTGGAAGATGTTGCCCACCCAGTCGAAGGGGCAGTCGGGCAGCAGGTCCGGGAAGGAGcgcaggagggaggagaggatggagttgTAGGTCAGCCCCGTGCTCAGGCTCTTGGCTTTGCTCTtggcctcctcctccaccagaaCAAACTTATTCCTCCTCCACGGCAGCATGGCGTGGGGCGAGTTGCAGCGAGCAAGCTCCTCTGCGTCTGCTCTGCTCGGGCAAAAGAGCAGGAGAGCCGATGTGTGAGGGAGGAAACACCAAGAGAAGCTGcttcacagagcagagaggagagactgaGAGCTGCGCGGCTCAGCCAGTCTGTCCCCgctcgctcctcctcctcctcctcctcctctgtctgcatCATGCAGCGCTGATCAGTGCAGGAGCTCAGGCTCCCTCAGTCCCCTCCCTGCTTGTTTTGCTTCCAAATGGCTCCGTACCAAAGCATCATTTATCCTGAGGTAGCTCTGTAGTCATGTTTATTGTAAAGCTCAGGAACACCGAGTCTCTGTGCCTTCAGTCTGCTGTTAAAGTCAGTCGAGTCACTAGGAAGTGATGAAGTCTTCATGTTTAAATAAGTCAACAGATCTTCCTCATGTCCTCTTGTAATGTTCTCTTACTTTGGACAAGAAGAAATTAGAAAACGTTGGTGAATGACAGAAATCATTGGGTCTCAATAAGAACCTTTAAATCTCGACTGTCTTCATGTGTAAAACGTTTACATCACAACAAACATCAAACtctattaatatgtatataaatatattatttccattattaattaattcaagTTCAACTCAAAGCAAGTTTGTTGAGTTAAAATGGTTCGTAATCTAAAGACTCAAAAGGATGAAACATAAATgattcatttgaaataataagCAGCGTCGCTGTAACTGAGATGTGATTTATATTCTACACGGTGCAATTATTTATCACTAATTGCCCGTCAGCTGTTGAAACGAAGCGATGAAGCAAAATAATGTCTGAACTCTGAACGCTGTCTCTGAGACTAAGTTATAATACTTCTCATTAGTTCTGCTGATGACATTTTGAATGA harbors:
- the fam43b gene encoding protein FAM43B; translated protein: MLPWRRNKFVLVEEEAKSKAKSLSTGLTYNSILSSLLRSFPDLLPDCPFDWVGNIFHTKRQKVELNKEEPVYNVRYLGSMVTITAKGDGCTQETVAKIWARSNYGEQSVKMRLTVGAQGIRMNADKSGKKKPVHMYSLNRITHCGADPGRPKILAWIYRHQVKNMAVVLRCHAVLVSKSEKAQAIARSLYRNATSAFSEFKRLKRQSDFRHCQQQLLGDDAVPLMPLRRVLNGQCHYRPPADNLESATRLCSITEEEEEEEEVQEAREMQRQVFTTKTDPTQLLSELDIGDIARLEQCQINFVSDSHNNTFTFITSLV